The following DNA comes from Firmicutes bacterium CAG:345.
CTATTTTTTTCTTTCAATTGGTACAATATATTATTTGGATTTATTTCAGCTATAATTTCTTTAATAATTTATGATACGTTAGATTTTATCATTGCACAATTAACATTTTTTACTGGGGCTAGTTTTGGATTATACCTTCTAAAAGCTTCAATAATTGACTTTTTAAGTGGGTCTCTTATTCCTCTAGCATTTTTCCCATCATGGGCACAATCATTTATTAATTTTTTGCCTTTTGCTGGAATTATATCTATTCCAAATCTTATCTTAATGGGAAACTTTACACTAATTCAAGCTTTAAAAAATATTTTACTGCAAATAATCTGGATGATCATTATGATTTTAATTGCAAAATTTACATTTTCAAAATCATGCAAGCATGTTATTAGTATCGGAGGTTAATATGAAAGAATTTAAAAGATACATTCATTTATATTTTCGCTACATCAGCATGTCAATCAAATCTCGATTAACCTATAAGACAGATACAATTATTGGAATATTTGGATTCATTGTAACTAATACAATAAACTTTCTCGCACTATATTTAACAATTTCATCAGTTAATATTATTGATGGCTATACTATAGAAAATTTAATTTTTTTATATGGTCTTTGTTTGATTCCTAAAGGAATTGATCATATCTTAACAGATAACCTTTGGACTTTAAGCCAAAAAATGGTTAGATTAGGACAACTTGATAAATATTTAATCAAACCATTAAATACCTTTTTTCAAATAATTGCCGAAACTTTTCAGCTTGAAGGATTTGGAGAAATTATATTAGGCATTATATTTTTATCAATATTTGCGCCTGCTCAAAATATCATTTGGTCATTCAATAATATTTTAGGGTTAATTATTGCAGAATTATTATCTTGTTTTCTTTTCTTAGACTTAAAATGCATAACATCATTTACGGCATTTTGGCTAAAAAAATCAAATCACATTATGAATACAGTTTACAACATTTGTGATACGGCAAGATACCCTTCGATACTTAATATAAAAATTGTCAAAGAAATCCTTCTATATATAATTCCATATTCATTATTTCTTTTTTGCCCTATAGCATGTCTTTTAAATCCTTCGGGAAAAACAAATCTTATCTTCGGAATTGAAATGAATATATTCCAGGTTAATCTAATATTATTAAGCTATATAATTATCCTATCATCTATTGCAATAATAGAATGGAAAATCGGAATAAAAAAATACGAAAGTGCTGGAAGTTAGGTATTTTCAAGTAAAACATCGGATAAAAGTCTGATGTTTTTCTATTTATTTCCAAAGTTCAGGATGCATTTTTTCTAAATAATCAACAACTCCATCTTCATCAGATGTTTTATAAGTAAAATGCTTACCTAAATGAATAACACTATCTTTAGAATTGCACATAAAAACTCCTTCATTAGCATCATTAAGCATTGAAAGATCATTTTCAGCATCACCAAAAGCAATGGTGTTCTCTTCTGGAATATCAAATATTTTTGCTAAGTACTTAAGAGCATGACCTTTAGTGGCTATATTTAGAGAAACTTCAAAAGTAGCAATTCCTTCATATATTCCCCATGAAAAAAAAGATAATGATTTATATTCATCTTTTAAAATTTTTCTCTTGAAAACATTTAAATCTTTTTCTTTAACCTGAAAAGTTGCAGTTAAAATATCATCTTCTAAAAAAACATCAATATTTCCATTTTTTTCTTCAACCAAATCATTTATATGAATTATAAAAGAAGGCAAATGACTTTTATTAAAAAAATATACTCTTTTTAATGAAGAAGCCATACATGCATCTAATAAATTTTTCACATCTACATAAAGTTGCCTAAACAAATCTTTTTTTATAGAAAAAACAATGGAGTTATATTTTTTTAAATTAGAAATATCTGGAAAAACAATAGCAGCTCCATTATAGCAAGAAACAGGCATATCTTTTAATTCAAGTCTTTCTATAAAATCAGACATTCCCTGATAAGGGCGGCCACTATTCATAACAAAATAGTTTCCATTTAAACAAATCTCATTTATTTTTTGCTTTGTATAATCAGAAATAGTTTTATCACTTCTTAGCAATGTATCGTCTAAATCACAACAAATAATATATTTATCTTTTTTCATGTAAGATAGTATAAAAAAATTTTTCTGAAAAAGAAAGTGCTTGACAAAAAATAGTCATTTTTTATATAATAAACAAGCACGTTGAGTGCGAATGAAATGGGGCTGTAGCTCACCTGGGAGAGCGCCTCCATGGCATGGAGGAGGTAGCGAGTTCGATCCTCGTCAGCTCCACCATTTTATTTAATTCTTTGGCGGCGTAGCTCAGTTGGTAGAGCAGCCGGCTCATACCCGGTATGTCGAGAGTTCGACCCTCCCCGCCGCCACCAGTTTTATTTAGTCGAGGTGCTGGATCAATAGCTCAACTGGTTAGAGTCCCCGCCTCATAAGCGGGTTGTTGCAGGTTCGAGTCCTGCTTGATCCACCATAAGAAAAGCATAGGTTTGATACAATTTGTGTCAGACCTTTTTTCATTGCAGATAGGAATATTTATCCTTTCCGCCAGCAACATTCAGAGTCTTGTAGAAGTGCCAAATGACATTTTTATGAGGCTCTTTTTCTTTTTGTATATTGCTACGGAACAAAAAACTTATCAACGGAACGAAAGTGTTTGCAATATTATAATGCAAGGTTAAAAAACACAGCATCGGTAAATGACGAATACTGCTTAGACATTTACGAGAAGTCATGCAAAACTATTTCGAACGCACATTTTTTGTGGTATAATTGTAAACAGATAAAGGTGGTAAAAATGGCACTATCATACAACGGACTATGGAAATTGCTGATTGACAAAGGATTAAATAAAGGATATTTACATAAGCTAACAGGTTTGAGCAGATCTACTATAACAAAATTAGTCAAAGGCGAAAATGTAAACACTGACGTATTAGAAAGAATTTGTATAGCTTTAGAATGTCAATTAGATGACATAGTTGAAATGAAAAAGGAAGAAATTTGAATGAAAAATATAAAGAAAATATTATGCTTCTTACTTTTACTATTAATGATTCCTTTAACTGGATGCGATTTTTCTAATGGTGGTAAACACAAACTAAATATCAAAGATTTAAATAATATTATTTTAAATATTGACAAAATATGCGAACCGAATCAAACTTATGGTCTGTACAAAGAAGACGATGAAATCACTTTTGAGATTAAATTCTTTTCTGGTGTAGAAGCAAGCTTATCAATAGATGGAACTATATTAAGACCAACTTATGATAAAGCATGGGAAAGTGGATATATTAAATATACAATGCTAGATCATGATGTAGATGTCGCTTCAATGATTAATGGTTATGTTGGCGATGAACTGAAGTTGTGTGAAACAATCGAATGGGGTTCAAAAATAACTGACGAAAGTTTAGATTATATTGATGTTCAAAGAATATATCTGGGTGTTGCCCCGGAGAATAGATATGGCGAAAGTGCAAGAATATACAATGAAGGAAATATGTTCTCGGGATGGTTTAATCGAGCTTTAATACGAGAGAAAACAAACGATATTGATGGAGGGCAAGGGTATATTGTCACATTCAATCTAAAAAATAAAACCTCATATGAATTAGAAATCAGGAATAACTATGTTCAAATAAATAATAAAAGTTATTGGTTGTCAACTGGATTACCATACGCAATTACATCCTTTGGTGGGGAACAAATACAACCAACAGGAACTTTTAAATTAAATATTATAGATAGTAATAATTTTATTTATGATAAGCCTGAAGAACAAATATAGTTATTTTGCTCCAGGCACAATTATCAAACTACATTCTTACCCAATAATGGATGTTGATTTGATGATGTATGTAAATGGTGAGTTTCATTCAAAACAAACTAGTATAGAAACCGATGACGGATATATTTGGGAATATTCTTTTGTAATGCCTACTGGCGAAGCTATACTACAGTTTTCAACAGATCCGTTTCATGCTGATAAATATTACTATTATTTTGTTGACATATTTAATTGGGTGAGCTTATTAAATGAAACCACATTAAAAGCAATTGAGATAGAAGATGGTTATATTGGTGTTGATCCTAATGATCCTAATAATGCTCCAATGATAAGGTATAGTGAAAAAATAGAAGATATAAATTATAATCTTCATTTTTTGGAAAATGAGCCGTTAGTTAAAATGCATAATTATGAACCGGTTGATGGTGGTTGGTATAGAAAAGTTAAGTACATCACATTTGAAGGTCAAGAATATATTTTGGAAATATC
Coding sequences within:
- a CDS encoding unknown (no significant homology to UniProt), whose product is MISLKNKYSYFAPGTIIKLHSYPIMDVDLMMYVNGEFHSKQTSIETDDGYIWEYSFVMPTGEAILQFSTDPFHADKYYYYFVDIFNWVSLLNETTLKAIEIEDGYIGVDPNDPNNAPMIRYSEKIEDINYNLHFLENEPLVKMHNYEPVDGGWYRKVKYITFEGQEYILEISNGMVFWNDFSSYEYFRFDRTPTNFPDIITESN
- a CDS encoding aBC-type transport system permease component (product inferred by homology to UniProt); the protein is MKEFKRYIHLYFRYISMSIKSRLTYKTDTIIGIFGFIVTNTINFLALYLTISSVNIIDGYTIENLIFLYGLCLIPKGIDHILTDNLWTLSQKMVRLGQLDKYLIKPLNTFFQIIAETFQLEGFGEIILGIIFLSIFAPAQNIIWSFNNILGLIIAELLSCFLFLDLKCITSFTAFWLKKSNHIMNTVYNICDTARYPSILNIKIVKEILLYIIPYSLFLFCPIACLLNPSGKTNLIFGIEMNIFQVNLILLSYIIILSSIAIIEWKIGIKKYESAGS
- a CDS encoding unknown (no significant homology to UniProt) codes for the protein MKNIKKILCFLLLLLMIPLTGCDFSNGGKHKLNIKDLNNIILNIDKICEPNQTYGLYKEDDEITFEIKFFSGVEASLSIDGTILRPTYDKAWESGYIKYTMLDHDVDVASMINGYVGDELKLCETIEWGSKITDESLDYIDVQRIYLGVAPENRYGESARIYNEGNMFSGWFNRALIREKTNDIDGGQGYIVTFNLKNKTSYELEIRNNYVQINNKSYWLSTGLPYAITSFGGEQIQPTGTFKLNIIDSNNFIYDKPEEQI
- a CDS encoding putative phosphatase (product inferred by homology to UniProt), which encodes MKKDKYIICCDLDDTLLRSDKTISDYTKQKINEICLNGNYFVMNSGRPYQGMSDFIERLELKDMPVSCYNGAAIVFPDISNLKKYNSIVFSIKKDLFRQLYVDVKNLLDACMASSLKRVYFFNKSHLPSFIIHINDLVEEKNGNIDVFLEDDILTATFQVKEKDLNVFKRKILKDEYKSLSFFSWGIYEGIATFEVSLNIATKGHALKYLAKIFDIPEENTIAFGDAENDLSMLNDANEGVFMCNSKDSVIHLGKHFTYKTSDEDGVVDYLEKMHPELWK
- a CDS encoding putative transcriptional regulator (product inferred by homology to UniProt), whose translation is MALSYNGLWKLLIDKGLNKGYLHKLTGLSRSTITKLVKGENVNTDVLERICIALECQLDDIVEMKKEEI